ATTTTCTAAAGGCGTCTGATCCAGACGGGCGCTGACGACGAAGCAGGTTTTTGCACTTTTAATCGCCCGGACTGGTTTACCATGATTGACCACCCGGTCCAGTGAATGCGACACCGTGTAGAGCCCCGGCTTCACAGGTACAAACTTGCCTCGCCAGAAACCTTCCTTGGGGGCATAGCCGGTATCCGTCAGTTCGCTGATCAGATCGTAGGTTTTTCCTGCAGGATCGATGACATTCAGACTGCAGCCTTCCAGGTCAATCTTGCTGGCGATTTTAAAATCACGGTGGTGATTTCCATGGTTCCCCAGCTTCAGGTTGATGTAAACCGCGTCCCGCGCCCGGATCAGATTCGTATTCGTTTCCACCCACGTATCATGGGCTGCCGCGGAAGTGACTGTCAGACAGACTGTCAGCAGCGAGTAAAGTAATATTTTCATGATGAATTCCTCAAAGAAAAGTCATCCGGGCCAACCCGTGGTCGACCCGGATGAACTGAGACCGTTTAATATTCGCCAATGATTTCACCGCCGGCACGGGTTGCCAGCGCACGCCAGAGATCGGTATTGATATTCTCACCAACAAAACGACAGCTGCCATCCACCAGTGCCACCTGCACACCGCCGACATGGGCACTGCGGGCGCTGACCAGCGCATAGTTGTGATAGCCGTTCTGGCAGTCGGGGTTTGAAGAGTTCGGACCGTACCAGTGGTTATACATCGTGTCTGCCAGATGGCCGTTCACCCACTTGGCACCCCGTTGACCGGACCAGGCCGGCGCGGAAGCGGCAGTACAGGCGGCAGGTGTGGTCTGTGTTCCCGCCGAGAGCTCCACCACGCGGAAGCGATAATTTCCGGTGGGAGGCGCACTGTTTTGCCCGTCTCCCATTAACTGTTCGCCAAATGCAACCGTATTGCTGGCTCCGTCAGTCACATCGCGGAACCGGATCTGAGACTGTGAAAATACGACGCCGTCCGCATTGCTGATCGACCCATCATCGGTCGTTCCCGAGCCATTCAGACCCGAGCCGGCACAGGCAGGATAGCTGATACCGGAATAGTCCGAGCCGGGGACGGCATCTTTATCGCTGGGGCAGACCATCAGTGACAGCCGCACGCGTGCAGCAGCGTCAT
The sequence above is a segment of the Gimesia algae genome. Coding sequences within it:
- a CDS encoding DUF4198 domain-containing protein; the protein is MKILLYSLLTVCLTVTSAAAHDTWVETNTNLIRARDAVYINLKLGNHGNHHRDFKIASKIDLEGCSLNVIDPAGKTYDLISELTDTGYAPKEGFWRGKFVPVKPGLYTVSHSLDRVVNHGKPVRAIKSAKTCFVVSARLDQTPLENPGFDRALGHPLELVPVLNPVTPMGPGKPLKVRLDFKGKPLANTVVSFVPQGETLKEGFDERYERKTDAAGFVSFTPKTGNQYLVVAHHLAEDESSADYQETAYAATLTVFVPEICPCCGD
- a CDS encoding DUF1559 domain-containing protein, yielding MKPTKECCAKRVRGFTLIELLVVIAIIAILIALLLPAVQQAREAARRSQCKNNLKQLGLALHNYESTHRVFPPGGLGYPYVWSAHAHLLPFVDQANLQNQFNYDVPPLNAFNSGSFDATEVGNNDAAARVRLSLMVCPSDKDAVPGSDYSGISYPACAGSGLNGSGTTDDGSISNADGVVFSQSQIRFRDVTDGASNTVAFGEQLMGDGQNSAPPTGNYRFRVVELSAGTQTTPAACTAASAPAWSGQRGAKWVNGHLADTMYNHWYGPNSSNPDCQNGYHNYALVSARSAHVGGVQVALVDGSCRFVGENINTDLWRALATRAGGEIIGEY